The sequence GCAGCCGCTCGGAGAGGGCCTCCTCGGCCTGCCGGCGCTGGGCGATCTCCAGTTCCAGGCGCCGGTTGGCTTCGGTCAGTCGCGCGTTTAGCTGCGACAGCTCGGCCGTGCGCCGTTCGGCCAGCTCTTTGGGGCGGTTTTGCAGGCGGTAAAGGCAGATATGGGCCTTTACGCGCTGCAGCAGCTCCTCGGCCCGATACGGTTTGGTGATGCATTCGGCACCCCCGCCGGGAAAACCTTTCATGTTTTCTTTGGGGTCCTGCAACCCGCAGCTGAAGATCACCGGGATGGCGCGCATGGCCGAATCCTGCCTGAGACAGCGGCAGGTGTCCACGCCGGCGAGGTCGGGTACGCGGCTGTCCAGCAGGATCAGGTCGAAGGAGCCCTTCTGCGCCAACCCAAGCGCCGCGTCGGCGCTCGGCGCGAAGCGGACTTCATAGCCGGCGCGGGTCAGGATCGCCTCCAGCGCCCGGCTTCGCGCGGGGTCTTCTTCCACAACGATCAGCCGGCCCGCAAATTTTTCCGAAAGTGGGGTATCCATGGCTGGGATCTTCAAGCCTTTCTCCGGCAAAGAGGGGTTGCCGCGGACCGGCCCTCGAAAGATGATTTCGATCGTTTCCAGCGGAAGAATTGAAGGTCGGTCGTCATGGCTGGCCGTCGAGAAACGAAAAGCGAACCCCGGTCTTGGCCGACATGAGTATGCCAGGTAGGTGGTAGGGAGTCAATGGCAGCGTCAACTCAAAAGGCTGGCCGGAGAGCGATGTGGATATCCTCTTCGAATTCGATCCCGGCGCGAACCTCGGATCGTTCGCTTTTGCCAGGTTACAGCGGTGTTTGCAGGATCTCTTCGGCCGGCAGGTTGACCTGGCGACACCGAAAGCCCTTCACGAGGCACTTAAACAGCGTATCCTCGAGGAGGCGGTGCATGCCGTTTCGCCATTACCGCAGCTTTTCGAATTCGGCGGCGATCTCGCGGCTCAGCGCGGCAACCGCCCGGCTTGCCGCGGCCACCAGCTCATCATATCCGCCACCCGTCACCGCCTCCTGGACGACCGAATTGCCCACCGCCAGGGTTTTCTGACCCTTCGGCTCCTTGAGGGTCCAGCTTGCATTCAGTCGGACCGTGTCCGCCAGCCGGCCGTCGAACTGGCCCACCACGACGCTCAGGCGGTAGGCTTCGTCGGGGGCATGGGCATCGGAGAGCACGTTCACTTTTTTTGCCGCCAGCAAGCTGCCCAGATTGGCCACCAGCACGCGGGTGAAGTTGTCTCCCAGCGAGCCGCCCCAATAATGGGTATCGGACATCAGGATGCGGTTGTCGTCGGCACGGGTGACGATCTGCGGGCGGTCGATCACGGTGGGGATTGCCACCGGCAGCACCGCCAGGAGGGTCCCCGGGACGGCTCCGGTCTGCCCAGCCGTCTGGGGCATGGGGCTCAGGGTATAGAAGGTGACCGGGTCGCTGGTCCGGAACAGACACCCGCTGAGCGCCAAAACCGGCAGGCTCAGCGCACAAAGGATCTTCAGTGCCGAGAAGGCGTGTTTCATTGGTTGGTTTCCTTTCCGCGCAGGAGCGACCCCGGCTGCCGCTCGAGGAAATCGGCCAGCACCCGCAGGGCGCGCGCGCTGGCCGCCAGCTCCTCCAGCGCGATTTTCATCCGGATCTGAAGCGGCGAATCCGATTGCAGCGAAGCGGCGCTGGCCGCCAGCGCCGCCTGGGCCTGCTGCAGGGCGGCCGTGATTTCCGGCGCCGTTTGGGTGCGCAACTCCGC comes from Desulfobacteraceae bacterium and encodes:
- a CDS encoding PqiC family protein, whose product is MKHAFSALKILCALSLPVLALSGCLFRTSDPVTFYTLSPMPQTAGQTGAVPGTLLAVLPVAIPTVIDRPQIVTRADDNRILMSDTHYWGGSLGDNFTRVLVANLGSLLAAKKVNVLSDAHAPDEAYRLSVVVGQFDGRLADTVRLNASWTLKEPKGQKTLAVGNSVVQEAVTGGGYDELVAAASRAVAALSREIAAEFEKLR